One Helicobacter pylori genomic window, AACAGCCGCTTGGTGGAACAAATAATCAAAATGCAATTTTTCTAAACGCCTTAAATCTAAGGGGTTATTAATGTCAGCCGTGATCACTTCACCCTTAAAACCGATCAAATTCTTAAAATGCCCTAAAGAACTGGGGCGGTTATTACTGAAAAGCGTGTTACTGCGGAATTTATCCAAAACCACTACTTTAGCTTTAGGGTGGTTCTCTTGAAAATAAAAGGCTAAATTACTGCCTACAAAGCCAGCCCCACCGGTGATTAAAATCGTTTGATTTTCTAATCCATCATCAATATAACGCATTACTATCCTTATTTAACCCAATCAATCATCTCTTTAAGATTTTTACATTGTATCCAAGAATGAGGAGTTTTTAAAAAATTTGCACTCAATAAAAGGTTATTTTTAACTTTAGCGTTCAAACCGGCTAGCATGTCGCTCTCTTTATCGCCTATCATAAAAGATCGCTCCAAGCAAATTTGATGCTCTTTAGCGGCTTGCAAAATCAAAAAGGGCTTTGGCTTCCTGCAAGCGCAATTTTCTTCTGGGGCGTGCCTGCAAAAATAGACGCCATCCAAATTAAAACCTAATTCTTTGAGTAAGCTTTCTTGGAGATATGCGGTGAGGTTTTCAAAATCTTTAAGGGTGTAATAGCCCCGGTTGATCCCAGATTGGTTGGTGATTAAAAGCAGTTTGTAGCCTAAAGATTTCGCATGGTTTAACAATTCAAAAATCCCTTTTTGAAACTCAAAATCTTCTTTTTGACTCACATAGCCTTTATCAATATTGATAATGCCGTCTCTGTCCAAAAAAAGGGCTTTGTTAGTGGTCATGGTGGCTCTCTTGCTGTGGTGTGGCGTTGTTTTGATGGTGCATCATATCGCTTTTGTGGTGCATTACATGGGGTGTTTGGTGGCTAATGAGCATGATCCCCATATAAAGGACATAAAGCCCAAAAACCCCCATTAAACCTTTAGACAAAAGATTGAAAAATTTCCTGTAAGAAACGGAAATTTTGCTTAAAAAAATCCCCATTAAAAACAACGGCACGCTGGTGCCAAGCCCAAAAGAAAGGCCTAGCATCGCTCCCATAAACGCACTATGGCTGAGAATCACGCTCGCTAAAAACGAATACACCATCATGCAAGGTAAAAACCCATTCAACACGCCCAAAAAATACAGCCCTAGAATGTTTTGAGATTGCAAGGTTTTTTTCATCAAAAAAGAGATGAAAGGGATTTGAAAGCTTAATTTTTCCGCTTTAGATCCCAAGAGCGCTAAAAGGATTAAAACAACTCCCATGCTCATCAATAAAACACCCCTAAAACCCATGTTCACGCTAAGACTACGCCCTAAACCTGCCGTTATAGCCCCTAAGAGCATGTAAGTGCTGATCCTCCCCACATTATAAAGGGCATGGCAAGTGAGCTGGTAAGAAAAGCTTGTAACTTTAGAAAATCTTATTTGACTAAACGCGCTCACAATCCCCCCACACATGCCCACACAATGCCCTAAAGACATGCTCAAAGCGGCTAAAAACATGCCCAAAAAACTCAAATTCTGCATCATTTGCATTCTAGTATCCCTGCTTTTTTAAGAGCGATTTCCATCCCGTCAAAAACCAAACGCTCCTTGCAAACAGAATGGGGTAAAAACGCGCTCAAATACTTCGCATCGCCCCCACAAAGATAGATTTTTTGATCTTTGGCTAAATGCTGGATACAAGAGATGATACTCAAAATCATGCCGTAATTCACAGCGTCTCTGGTGTTTTTAGGTAAAACTTCTAAAGAATCTAAGGCTTTGAAAGGTTGCTCTAAAATTTTAGCGCTTTTTTTATACGCATGAATATATTGGGCTAAACCGGGTAAAATACACCCTCCTAAATGCTTGCCCTCTTTGACTAAATCTATCGTAATCGCGCTCCCCGCATCCACCACCACGCCATTATTTACCGCCAAACACGCCATTTGCCGGTCTATCCCAAGCCCTATATAGTCGGTTTCTAAATGAAAAAATCCCGCAATATTTTTAGCGTTAGGGTAACAATTTAAAAGGGCTTTTTCATTTTCTTCATTCACGCTAATGTAAAAAATTTCCTTTTGAATACCCAAACGCTTTAAATCTTCTTTAGCGCTTGAAAAGAGCTGGTAGTTTTGCGCAAAATGGATGCGCGTATTGCCTATATCGCATAAAATCAAGTCTTTTAAATCCTTAAAAGATTGCCTAGCTGGCATAGGCCTACTTCTTATTCATTTCTAAAGCTTTTCTTCTTTCTTCAAGCTCTTTTTCATCTCTTTCTTGATGTTCTCTCGCTCTTTGTTCAAATTC contains:
- the gmhB gene encoding D-glycero-beta-D-manno-heptose 1,7-bisphosphate 7-phosphatase → MTTNKALFLDRDGIINIDKGYVSQKEDFEFQKGIFELLNHAKSLGYKLLLITNQSGINRGYYTLKDFENLTAYLQESLLKELGFNLDGVYFCRHAPEENCACRKPKPFLILQAAKEHQICLERSFMIGDKESDMLAGLNAKVKNNLLLSANFLKTPHSWIQCKNLKEMIDWVK
- a CDS encoding sulfite exporter TauE/SafE family protein, translating into MQMMQNLSFLGMFLAALSMSLGHCVGMCGGIVSAFSQIRFSKVTSFSYQLTCHALYNVGRISTYMLLGAITAGLGRSLSVNMGFRGVLLMSMGVVLILLALLGSKAEKLSFQIPFISFLMKKTLQSQNILGLYFLGVLNGFLPCMMVYSFLASVILSHSAFMGAMLGLSFGLGTSVPLFLMGIFLSKISVSYRKFFNLLSKGLMGVFGLYVLYMGIMLISHQTPHVMHHKSDMMHHQNNATPQQESHHDH
- a CDS encoding type III pantothenate kinase; translated protein: MPARQSFKDLKDLILCDIGNTRIHFAQNYQLFSSAKEDLKRLGIQKEIFYISVNEENEKALLNCYPNAKNIAGFFHLETDYIGLGIDRQMACLAVNNGVVVDAGSAITIDLVKEGKHLGGCILPGLAQYIHAYKKSAKILEQPFKALDSLEVLPKNTRDAVNYGMILSIISCIQHLAKDQKIYLCGGDAKYLSAFLPHSVCKERLVFDGMEIALKKAGILECK